One Acetonema longum DSM 6540 genomic window, CCTCCCCAGCCGATCATAGATCCTCTTAACGTCGCCCAGGAATTTGTCAGTATTAAATTTTCGTTCCGGGAGATATATCAGGTGCGGACCATCGTCCGGATATTTCTGAGCAATTGCTGAAGCCGCGGTAAGAAAACCTGCATTACGCCCCATGACTATTCCCAGGTAGACTCCTGAGAGAGCCCGGGTGTCAAGATTAATACCTGTAAACGCCTGAGCAACAAACCTTGCTGCCGATCCATAGCCCGGGGTATGGTCATTAAGCACCAAATCATTGTCAATAGTCTTCGGGACATGAATAGCACGAAGATCATATTTTGCCATTTTTGCCTCTTCATTTACAATACGTACGGTATCTGCCGAATCATTTCCCCCAATATAAAAGAAATAGCGTACATCATGAGCCTTTAGCACCTTAAATATTTCATGGCAATATTTGCTGTCAGGCTTTACCCGTGTTGACAATAGCGCAGAAGAAGGCGTCAGTGCGACTTGCTCCAAATTGTGCGTCGTCTCCTGAGTAAGGTCGAGAAAATCCTCATTAAGCAGACCCTCCACCCCTTTAATCGCTCCATATACTTTGGTAACCTGGGGAAATTTTCTCGCTTCCAGGACAATGCCGACTAATGTCTGATTAATAACCGCAGTAGGACC contains:
- a CDS encoding 6-phosphofructokinase, yielding MSLAGKVLIAQGGGPTAVINQTLVGIVLEARKFPQVTKVYGAIKGVEGLLNEDFLDLTQETTHNLEQVALTPSSALLSTRVKPDSKYCHEIFKVLKAHDVRYFFYIGGNDSADTVRIVNEEAKMAKYDLRAIHVPKTIDNDLVLNDHTPGYGSAARFVAQAFTGINLDTRALSGVYLGIVMGRNAGFLTAASAIAQKYPDDGPHLIYLPERKFNTDKFLGDVKRIYDRLGRCVVAVSEGIKDDSGIPILASLLKDIDIDSHGNLTLSGTGALGDLLAQEVKGKLGISRVRSDTFGYLQRSFLGCVSDVDQQEAREAGERAVQMAMWQDLDGSVTINRTGFYSVDYRLVKLEEVAGKTKLMPDEYINEDSNHVTDAFKYYVRPLLGSGLQSPALLRAPKVTKILRGE